ATTGTTGAATTTGTTTCTACATTATTGTATTGACATGCGATCAAATGAGATTTGAAGTTATGAATAAGAATTCCTTTATGACAATATGCACAAATAagattcttattattttttttatttgatattaaatcaCCATCATGCAAGGTAAATTTATGAATACTCAAACTTTGAAGATCATCAAATTGTTCAGAACATTCATAACATTTGAACATGCCAGGAATACGACAGTTACCTTTTACTTGATGACCTCTAAGATTATTTAAAGTAGAAAATGGCACACAACATTGCCAGCACATCAATGAATTCCCTAATTCAAAATGTTCACGatgatgaaatttaaaaacattaaagttTTGGAAGATGAGATTGCACGAAGGTTTTAAACAGGTAAAAAGTATATGTGTCGATGAACGTGGAATCTTTTTCACATTTCCTCTTTTACGTTCCAGCACATTTTTCAAAGGACTTTTATTAACCGGTAATAATTCAGTTTCATTTTCTGTAGGTTCTTTTAGTTTCATACCGtactcaattatatttttagcctGAATTTCAAGACAATGTTTAGTGTGCTCAATAATTGTTGTTAGATCTGGAGCCGATTTTTCAcaatgaaaacataaataattaccgAACGAGTTCATCAATCGGCCATTATGtgattttaatttgtgataagCAAATTCTTCCATGCTGTTAAATACAACACTACAtgcataacatttaaataaatttacagtaCGGCAGCGAATGTGATAATGACCACTGGCGTCGCggtcagttttttttatttcttgataACAACGACGACACATAACTGCAGTTGAAGATAAGCCAATATGTCGTCGATAATGTGGTGTAAAATCTTTTTTTGATCTTGACAGAATGTTACAATTAGGCACCAAGCAAGTAAAGAAAGATTTATTGTGTTGAGAACAATCATGGTTCAAAATATTCTTCTTTTGACAGATGGAACAGTAGTACAATTTTTCAGCTTCATTTatagattcatttttaaaattacttttacaaGTTTCTTCATTGTCTGATGATAATAGATCAACAATTTCAACAGGGTCTTTTACTACTGAACAAGATGGATCTTCATCATCTGATTCACTATCAACATATGCTGATTTTGAATGATTTGTAATAAATGAGCGACtagaatcaccttgtatattattactgttaatacTACTACTAGTACTGCAaccatttatattgtaattattttcatttaaattttttgatattgatcGAGAATTGGTTAATGAAGATGATTTTTTCTTAGTAGCCACTTCTTTATTCTTTGAATCCGGTGTTGAATAAGATGCATTAGATGTTCCAGGAATAGTAACACCACCAAACTAAAatcagaaacataataatttaaaattaattaaggttAGAAAGCgttaattgtacatttgtaaaagggtatatttctaatattaatatagtatggtATCTAttcactaattaaaataaataaatactaaaatttagaTCAGTGATCAATTCTGAATTGCTTATTAGTTCATAAAAACTAATACTCACTAACATTATtgttaatatctataataatacattttaaagtaaaataaaatagttaataaaagattccatttaataatagaaaatattgtttaggttgattatttgaaaataaaaattaaaaatgacaataaatGGTATTGTATGTGTCAAACAGGTGtcaaataaagataaataataatagtaaacagAGCTGTTTAGGAATTAATTAATACCAtgctcaaaagtaaaaatagagCCTGTTTATgaacaaaatgtatagtaattttaatgtgCAATTCTTTTGGGATTAGCCTAATGGCTTTGTCAGTTCAATTAGGAACATATTTAATCAACTGTTCTGAAGGCTCCATATTCCAATAGGTATTGGTAGaagacaatattaattttgtaaagcACAAATTATCTTATAACCTAAGTAAATAGTCACTAtctagtatattgtatatttaagaggatgtgagcgcactattcgttttctctctctggcccacgcacgacatagacaaaacgcatttacgcaaaaccatttttttctatgcgtttaattaatcttagagtaaagtcacttattaaaaaaaaagatagagaataatatttttgagggaatgacatatcgattttatattttattattatttgactttgtattccactttcaaaaaaaataaaaaaatgttgtaaatttaaatgatgtttaaattgttttgaggcaatatttagacaaatcgatatgccattccctcaaaagtattattctctatctttttagtcatgggtgactttaccctaagattacttaaacacatagaaaaaacgattttgtgtaaatgcattttgtctatgttgcgtgtgagtcagagagaaaacaaatagtgcgctgacagcctcttaatatgaatttattatttttaatagagccgtgtataaaaaatatacaatatgagttaagttaagtataTCTAGAAGtagtttcaaattataaatacctagatAATACAGTTAACTatagtttttgtaatataaggataaaacattaaaatacaattaaaccaGGATATTTTGGTTATTGTAGACGgttgatattttttctttagaaaCTTTGTTTAACTGTTCATAACGATTTATTCAGTGATGCCgaacctatatatttttcaataggtGGGCAAGcaaattgaatttatatgaaTAGATCCATTCAGGTTTTTGatagtaaattattactttgaatcaaaagtatacttaatatgtaggtataatatatactatatattaattaaatatgttaaaagaacagattaaattgtataagcaatacaaataacataggtactaatCATAGTAATAATTGGACTGCTTATCTACTATGTtgtccattttatattattccttaCATATAAAGCCCAAACAAAATtcccatataggtataatgaagCTGTGTTGTATAGAATAAAGtctgacaaaataaatacagtatttataactttttaaataataattgtaacttgtaagttttATCGATATTTTCCCTTATACATTTGGTAATGGGTGtataaagttcaaataataatatattatattaaaaaccggccaagtgcaaGTCGGATTCGCGCACAAAGGGTTCCGTACTATCATCAGCTATAAAGATGTTGataacactgcttatattatatattctaggatttttagtatttgttgttatagcagcaacagaaataaataatctgtgaaaatttcaactttctaactttcatggttcatgagatataGCCTGGTGACTGACGggcggacggacagcggagccttagtaatagggtcccgttttaccatacggaaccctaaaaatcaAATtgctacttatttaattttgagtaacatattttaatatttcagtatAAATAGTACAAACAAAAATACTCAGCTATATAGTAGGCGCAAATGTACCTTATAATCAAGAAGCTGGTACTGTAatagatgtattaaatttaaattcaagaaTAATCGTTGAATACAAATGGATTCTGACaatctatatattatcaaaatatatttaattataattactagtttattttcttacaagtaaaataataggttgaattaattttttccaaaaacatttttttttttttttatctcatttattatattatcaattatatacctattattatatacctaatatattattattgttattaagaggacactacactcctatttgttgtcttcgtcttacaagtgcgtaacaaaGAAAATTTACACTCAGAAGAACGCGTTTAgctataaatgttgaaaaatatatgtcaTTATCATGctttaatacaaggttttttTCTCGGGttttttataagttgttcttacagtaaatttaaaatacaaacaatttgatatacctacttaattatattaaatttgcacaatttttattttattgaattcaattgttaacaaaattggatatttaaatgtaaaataatgattttaactacttattggttattttgttgtaattcaaaaagatACTATTTGTGGAGACTTTAAACTTTTCCgctattacatataatattattctctatacacaatgaaattttcaaaatatttagattaatttatagCTATTTATACCATGAACCTATTCACACCGTTAAACGGTATATCGATATTGACTACAAAATTAAGAAGACGCTACACAGATATTTGTTATAtccatcttacaagtgcataacatagaaaatttacgctcagcagatcacgtttaactccgttagtttaaaagttacagtgaatcgacctatcatcaaacttgatggtaagtaaattatttgtgtttgtaagtgggttttttatgatagttcaatattttagtaagtTATGCGTTATTATCTACTCACTTAGAacctaaattattgttaaaaatacaaacacagataatgctcttaccatcaagtttcataataggttgattcactctaatttttaaattaactgagttaaacgtgatctgctgggcataaattttctatgttatgcacttgtaaaaTGTGCCTCAATCGATTCCTCGTACAtattgtggaaaaaaagaatatttttcagaatacAAATCGAGTTAATCGTTGCGAATTATTGTTGGAACTAGAATCGtatgtttgagtgaaaaataaatattttttcatgatcTCAATATTACATACTGACATGTGAGTGCGAGAGCCCTCTGTACCGCTACAATTGACCCGCATAGACGCCGCTCTCACTAACAATCATTTAtgactaacacatagatctcggGTAGCGAaaacgagattagaaattgcctagatgattctccttaaatcaatgacatagcgaggccccttaaacaTCTTTTGTAGTGTCTGCTTAacctttaaattaatagttagaATTTGGAAcagattttactattttagccacattagaaaataaatattattttttacatagcattacataggtactgttataaaatatatattgaggTAATAGTCGAAACTTGAAACATTGAAAAAACTTAAGTCTAATCAGTTAGTTATGAAATGTTTGTTGATTTATGGTAGTAAGGTGGGCAAAGCCCTATACTGTTTTATTcagtattttaaataggtagggaCCATAGatcttatacttataaatagaagattttgTAGTTCACACATTCCATGACAGGTAGCATTTCACAAAGCACTAAACCACATGGCACATAGGCAGTAGTGACAGGTCCATATGTAAAACATACGATTGCTGAATAATTAAATCTATTgtcttatattaatactaattctTTCGACCGTACCACTCTACCCCACCAATCAGGCATGatccgtctattagtataaggtctatggtagGGACACAAATTTTGTATGTGTCATCAGAGTACCTTTactatttcttaattattttccaAGTTAGCACTAGGTAATAAAGAGCTTAAATTTAAGtctaaaatgtagaaaattgcatagtacctatttgaaaattaaatttgaagtaTTAATGATACACTTCCTGATACACTTCCCACCACGCCAGGGAACCTCCTCAACATTaaaagaaaaagtaatattgtaatgttatctAAGTttctacaaataataacaaaaaattcaaaagttgtttaaggataataattattttacggctgaatatctatgttgtctaaattttaatttcaaatgatcATAACAAATGTTAAGCTGTTAAGCTTCAAgtttgaattttctataaattcaaataaaacatcTTATGAGggatattttactaaattgtcaagctttaggtgttaagaggatgtcagcgcactatttgttttctctctctggccggAGCACAGCATTGGCAAAACACATTAAcgtagaatcattttttctgtttttaagtaGTCTCTGAGTAATAACccattataaaaatacagaGAACAAtgtttttgagggaatgacatatcaattttatgttttattgttatttgactttccaaataaacaaaaaaatgttgttaatttaaatgatgttcaaattgttttgagacaatatttagacaaaagGATAtgacattccctcaaaaatattattctccatcttttttgtaatgggtgattttactctaggATTACttaaaaaacatagaaaaaatgattctgcgtaaatgtgttttgtcCATGTTGCGTGTGGGCCAGAGagataaaacaaatagtgcgctgacatcctaagttataaatttaatttttttagctacacaattatttatatatttcccaTTGTTAGCGTGATCACGTGGTTCTCAACGCACCAATCGAATCATTCGACATGTGCGAAAGCGGTATGTTCTCTTTTGAAAAGgagtataagtaggtattaggaaaatattattcttttttataaaaaaaaattcttcagaacattttttatattttatttttttatataatggtaCTTAGTTAGATATTTCTTTTatggattattaaatttaaaaaaaaaaatgatctcaaaaataacttcaatttttatgttttattactgtagactaatatttaaatttaattaaaggtACAAATACTCAATTGTTTTAGGTGACAGATGAGATTATTGGGGTATACCTAAGTTTAAGTTGGGGGTGTGAttggtaatttttgtaatttttaaatgtttattgacatctaattttaaatcaagtttAGCCCTACTGTATTTATTCAACTGTCTATAATTTATAggattaatagaatattatttattatttataattattgtacatcaaTACTTTAGTCGAATTTAGTTATTTCAAAAAAGTGAAACAGAAGGCCAAGACCTAGTTGATATTTAATGCTAGTTTAAATTGAgttctatacaataaaaaaataattattattggatatATGAAGTAATTAAGTTTAGTAAATCAGTTatgattaatagttaaataaatgtaGTAAGATTAATGTTAATGAACTACGGAAATTTGGTTAAtaatacttaacttaattaataactgaaattttattaaactaatatcTAGAACATAAgttcaataattgaaaaaatactatACTCAAATATTgatgtttgaataatttaatttattactttttcagtaaaaaattaacttatataactccaatacagattttaaaaccctattaagaaaaatttaagAGGACGTATCACCGCATGATTCTGCTGTAAGTgcgtaataatagtatttttttttaagcagttCTCGATTAgctttattagttttaatattagagttaatttacctataaataaaacgtaaaacatgttttctgtttttttttttttttttataatttaatttactagttAGATAGttaaaagcattttaaaattaaaatattttacttatacctTCATcgcttcaaaaataaaataatacatttaaaaaaccactgataatgttaaatttgtttaataaaattaattcactctaatattataactaacaaaACTTATCACTGAACATACATTTGCTATGTTATATACTTGTATGACATTTTCTTAAATGAGTAAATAtcaatcatacaattttaaattagtctatTTTAGAGATTTAGCTAAATACATATGTTAGATGtgagtttttataatttgactAAGCTAATGCTTACTAATATAGGCATATActaacataaatttataaaaacataccatattatgttgaagcattttaaaaataaataaacctaaaTCTTATTCTGTAGGTgcatatgttaaaatatataaatatacttttaaaaagtctCATACTTTTTTCGTAGCAATGTAATTGATAACAATCTGAGATTCAGCCGCTTTCTTCTTCAGTTCAATAAAGTCCACTAATAAACTATGACATTTTTCGCATAtcatttttggttttatatcGTCCTTCTCCACCTaaatataacaatgaaaatattaatttaattatttgattaaaattttttttttcttataaaatatggtaCGAACTTTGATTCCTAATAGGTCTATCAACTGTtgattcatattaatttctccATTACTAGGAGTGAATATGTGTATAAACTTTACGTGTCTGTTCGATTCCGGTTCTAACAGACAGAGTCTGCAGAGATCGAAGTTCTCGCTGTGCAAATGCATCTGATTGTTGCTCATGTTGAACGGTTCTTTGAGGAATTCTGCACCAGCGAAAACCAAACGATCAGACGGCGGCACCCAGCCGGGCAGCGGTTAAAGTTGTCAGCTACGAACGGTGGACCAATGACAGGCGGACAtcgttatttattgattttcgaCGAAATTCAATTTCGTCTGAGCGGTGAACGACATCCACCGATTCAGTTGGCCAAACCCGGCGGACAGCAGATTTTCGGAGTCAACGTTGCACtacaagtattaaaaatataattaagttaattttatgatCGAAAATATTGCTTTAAGCGAAACTAACGTGTTCAGGGCGAACAAGGCTCTACGACGTCACGTCACCTACAAAAGTCATGTGTTATACATAAAATGACaacaatgtcaaaaaaaaagcAAGAACGAATCAGCGTAAGCTGCGCCGCTACAACTACAGTGTCGGGCAACGGACAACGTCATGATAACGTTGGTTATGGCCAAAATACCAAAtttgtttactataatatcgttacataatatttatatggcaataccatgaaaaattaaaataataatatatatacctacattgataATTGACATTCAGTATTTTGGTAAGAACCTGCTTCGCGgagtaaaattattagttattacttattaggtattacGTAATAAGGTTACTAGACCGTAGGGTTAGTAAGGTACTAAGGTTGAATAAACTAACAAACCAGCCACCGGTCCAGGCTGTTCGTCGGACGTCGGTCGTCGATCGCCAAGATGGTAGCCGTGTAGgcatataaacaaataaatactactACAGTATTTGTTCTATGGTATTACTACTATACCAGTAAACAGTAAACATACCAGTAATTGAGTATGGAACCGCAAGCCGCAACTGCTGGACGCCCTGATTGATGAGTGGATGGGTGGGTTTTCTTTGATCTTCCCTTACAGTGGAGCCACAGAACACATTATGATGACATTTCGACAAACGTGATTTCTCCACAGCGAGGTTTTTGTCCGATTTCTGATTTTCCATGAAAAATGAACATGAATAGTTCCTTTGTTCCAACCGGTTATGGCCTTATGGGTGACGCTGGTGTGGCGGCACTGTGACTGtcggttatttaaaaattcgctGTGTATAGAGACGGTGTATATGTACATACTGCGCATGCGCCGgaacttgatatattatatattaacttttaaaagtatttttgactgaacatcccccgatttgctatgcaacaccccaagtgggtcacagggttaagaaaattgcatttttgttgcactgagtcaccgagcggggtcactcgctcgctgcgctcgctcggacaattaaaaacgaaaatatcccccgatttgctatgcaacacctccccaagtgggtca
This portion of the Acyrthosiphon pisum isolate AL4f chromosome A1, pea_aphid_22Mar2018_4r6ur, whole genome shotgun sequence genome encodes:
- the LOC100161941 gene encoding zinc finger protein 33A: MSNNQMHLHSENFDLCRLCLLEPESNRHVKFIHIFTPSNGEINMNQQLIDLLGIKVEKDDIKPKMICEKCHSLLVDFIELKKKAAESQIVINYIATKKFGGVTIPGTSNASYSTPDSKNKEVATKKKSSSLTNSRSISKNLNENNYNINGCSTSSSINSNNIQGDSSRSFITNHSKSAYVDSESDDEDPSCSVVKDPVEIVDLLSSDNEETCKSNFKNESINEAEKLYYCSICQKKNILNHDCSQHNKSFFTCLVPNCNILSRSKKDFTPHYRRHIGLSSTAVMCRRCYQEIKKTDRDASGHYHIRCRTVNLFKCYACSVVFNSMEEFAYHKLKSHNGRLMNSFGNYLCFHCEKSAPDLTTIIEHTKHCLEIQAKNIIEYGMKLKEPTENETELLPVNKSPLKNVLERKRGNVKKIPRSSTHILFTCLKPSCNLIFQNFNVFKFHHREHFELGNSLMCWQCCVPFSTLNNLRGHQVKGNCRIPGMFKCYECSEQFDDLQSLSIHKFTLHDGDLISNKKNNKNLICAYCHKGILIHNFKSHLIACQYNNVETNSTIKPKSKTTYTKKYKGPYKCIICNKVCLTAAALSSHVKIHNPSPPKKIAKKRMSNTSLKTDYLGLGNLNSPNLKAEYLEVVNTCKQEPEETNQNSTSHFDEEIESIIEMATADENNEIDAEMTTLSDHYLSNETTESVNHDTYTIKCTNCPRKFKSNSGLARHWQFCDQQNTLKSKPQRYYCTKCKKYFTRLTFFQHWRLYHGKRLPYHKYRRYSCKQCPFKFMYQIALIMHIEHEHGVKDNTVAVTSNVTPTNYVEMLPIISETTSLANNISETTSNANNIPETTSMASNIHETTSKVINIPASTSLANNILETTSMDSNIPETTSMTNNISETTSLANNIFETTSMANNIPETTSMANNIPETTSMANNIPETIMENNKEHNGHIKQKANENTLSQWPDNKIKENITEHNTNEENIEIIDITNNNDDGENETDVYTAQSINQIIDHLNDSETIDLLYDEDTMVVEHAYSMNVSESTNNYIDKTITEIDKNETSISSVVEEEKTNCLGGELVALNDTENVNRVNENKINNSVKALPSSNE